Proteins encoded within one genomic window of Larimichthys crocea isolate SSNF unplaced genomic scaffold, L_crocea_2.0 scaffold214, whole genome shotgun sequence:
- the LOC109138207 gene encoding leucine-rich repeat-containing G-protein coupled receptor 5-like isoform X2, with amino-acid sequence MKHLLVLVLGLPYVVGIGGGSVSGDCPAECRCESVGTLQRVNCVNAGLRSLPPNLSSFTLSLHLDANFLSCLPASSFKGLSSLRYLWLDDNILMEIPVLPLSHLMALQALTLALNNISYIPDRAFAALHQLMVLHLHNNLITSVGRRSFDGLYNLVTLDLSFNRINSFPSAIKHLKNLRHLNLQNNEISVIPENSFIRNPSIQTINIQNNPIHTVSTLVPKIQRLALSSVRLSSSCLLKLKHLKYLNLQLRVSTHLQHKVYGYKTSVSSFSSNAPSGGLDLSLFYFSVSFIFIICYLQPPPSHPSQLVFFLFPFQHFLFPAYDCHPCDPSPLSGSTNVKSDGFMSQGWTT; translated from the exons ATGAAGCAcctcctggttctggttctgggtctTCCCTATGTGGTAGGAATCGGGGGAGGGAGTGTGAGCGGTGACTGTCCAGCGGAGTGCAGGTGTGAAAGTGTTGGAACGCTGCAGCGAGTCAACTGTGTGAACGCTGGTCTAAGATCACTTCCCCCCAACCTGAGCAGCTTCACCTTGTCCCT ACATCTGGATGCAAACTTCCTGTCCTGCCTACCAGCCTCCTCATTTAAAGGCCTGTCGTCTCTGCGTTACCTGTGGTTGGATGATAACATCCTGATGGAGATTCCTGTTCTTCCTTTGAGTCACCTGATGGCACTGCAGGCTCTGACACTGGCCCTCAACAACATCAGCTACATCCCTGACCGAGCGTTTGCTGCCCTTCACCAGCTGATGGTGCT aCATCTCCATAACAACCTTATCACCTCTGTGGGCCGGAGGAGCTTTGATGGACTGTACAACCTGGTGACTCT agatCTGAGCTTCAACAGGATCAACAGTTTTCCTTCAGCCATCAAACACCTGAAGAACCTGAGACACCT gaaCCTTCAGAATAATGAAATCTCCGTCATCCCAGAAAACTCCTTCATCAGAAATCCTTCAATCCAGACTAT CAACATCCAGAACAATCCTATCCACACTGTGTCGACACTGGTGCCAAAGATCCAGAGACT tgctctgtcctctgtccgGCTGTCCTCGTCCTGCctcctgaaactgaaacatctgaaatatcTAAACCTGCAGCTCAGAGTCTCCACCCACCTCCAACACAA agtttaTGGCTATAAGACGTCtgtcagctccttcagcagcaatG CTCCCTCTGGTGGTCTGGACTTGTCTCTGTTTTACTTcagtgtttctttcattttcatcatctgttatcttcagcctcctccttctcacCCCAGCCAGCTTGTGTTCTTCCTGTTTCCCTTTCAACACTTCCTATTTCCAGCTTATGATTGTCACCCATGTGACCCATCACCGCTGTCAGGAAGTACCAATGTCAAATCAGATGGCTTCATGAGTCAGGGTTGGACCACCTGA
- the LOC109138207 gene encoding podocan-like isoform X1 has translation MFKVLVPDWLRGRHSFPNINSRKRKKRKSFMTLTLYLFHCSSDSKLFGSAGMKHLLVLVLGLPYVVGIGGGSVSGDCPAECRCESVGTLQRVNCVNAGLRSLPPNLSSFTLSLHLDANFLSCLPASSFKGLSSLRYLWLDDNILMEIPVLPLSHLMALQALTLALNNISYIPDRAFAALHQLMVLHLHNNLITSVGRRSFDGLYNLVTLDLSFNRINSFPSAIKHLKNLRHLNLQNNEISVIPENSFIRNPSIQTINIQNNPIHTVSTLVPKIQRLALSSVRLSSSCLLKLKHLKYLNLQLRVSTHLQHKVYGYKTSVSSFSSNAPSGGLDLSLFYFSVSFIFIICYLQPPPSHPSQLVFFLFPFQHFLFPAYDCHPCDPSPLSGSTNVKSDGFMSQGWTT, from the exons CTGTTTCACTGCAGCTCGGACTCTAAGCTGTTTGGTTCCGCAGGAATGAAGCAcctcctggttctggttctgggtctTCCCTATGTGGTAGGAATCGGGGGAGGGAGTGTGAGCGGTGACTGTCCAGCGGAGTGCAGGTGTGAAAGTGTTGGAACGCTGCAGCGAGTCAACTGTGTGAACGCTGGTCTAAGATCACTTCCCCCCAACCTGAGCAGCTTCACCTTGTCCCT ACATCTGGATGCAAACTTCCTGTCCTGCCTACCAGCCTCCTCATTTAAAGGCCTGTCGTCTCTGCGTTACCTGTGGTTGGATGATAACATCCTGATGGAGATTCCTGTTCTTCCTTTGAGTCACCTGATGGCACTGCAGGCTCTGACACTGGCCCTCAACAACATCAGCTACATCCCTGACCGAGCGTTTGCTGCCCTTCACCAGCTGATGGTGCT aCATCTCCATAACAACCTTATCACCTCTGTGGGCCGGAGGAGCTTTGATGGACTGTACAACCTGGTGACTCT agatCTGAGCTTCAACAGGATCAACAGTTTTCCTTCAGCCATCAAACACCTGAAGAACCTGAGACACCT gaaCCTTCAGAATAATGAAATCTCCGTCATCCCAGAAAACTCCTTCATCAGAAATCCTTCAATCCAGACTAT CAACATCCAGAACAATCCTATCCACACTGTGTCGACACTGGTGCCAAAGATCCAGAGACT tgctctgtcctctgtccgGCTGTCCTCGTCCTGCctcctgaaactgaaacatctgaaatatcTAAACCTGCAGCTCAGAGTCTCCACCCACCTCCAACACAA agtttaTGGCTATAAGACGTCtgtcagctccttcagcagcaatG CTCCCTCTGGTGGTCTGGACTTGTCTCTGTTTTACTTcagtgtttctttcattttcatcatctgttatcttcagcctcctccttctcacCCCAGCCAGCTTGTGTTCTTCCTGTTTCCCTTTCAACACTTCCTATTTCCAGCTTATGATTGTCACCCATGTGACCCATCACCGCTGTCAGGAAGTACCAATGTCAAATCAGATGGCTTCATGAGTCAGGGTTGGACCACCTGA